The Desulfotignum phosphitoxidans DSM 13687 genome has a window encoding:
- a CDS encoding transposase: MARKSRIHYPGALYHVMLRGNARQTVFHQDLECRYFEDILAQGLDQYAIVLHAYCWMKNHVHMALQVRDEPLSKLMQNISQRYTWWFNKRHDRVGHVFQGRYKAVLVDKDAYLKELIRYIHLNPVRAGMVTDPLDYPRSSHAAYAGKIRPPDWLTIDRGLGQFGTTEPDARAVYLHFMGRETGEELLSKLRHGSRTEGRILGNENFIQAALGRKNETVQAQIGIEPLVDLVARVYQVPVREMTSASRARHLTQARAMATLIGVDHCGYLVSDLARYFNRDMPGLSRQVKALRARLEKNQSLQEKAAQIQDQITTITQA; encoded by the coding sequence ATGGCACGAAAATCACGTATCCATTATCCCGGAGCACTGTACCATGTCATGCTCAGAGGAAATGCCCGGCAGACGGTCTTTCATCAAGATCTCGAATGCAGATATTTTGAAGACATTCTGGCCCAGGGGCTGGATCAGTATGCGATTGTGCTGCATGCTTACTGCTGGATGAAAAATCATGTGCATATGGCGCTGCAGGTCCGGGACGAGCCGCTGTCAAAACTGATGCAGAATATTTCTCAGCGCTACACCTGGTGGTTCAACAAGCGGCATGACCGGGTAGGGCATGTGTTCCAGGGACGGTATAAGGCCGTTCTTGTGGACAAGGATGCCTATCTCAAGGAGCTGATTCGCTACATTCATCTGAATCCGGTGCGTGCCGGCATGGTCACCGATCCCCTGGATTACCCCCGGAGCAGCCATGCGGCTTATGCCGGCAAAATCCGGCCGCCTGACTGGCTGACTATCGACCGGGGACTGGGACAATTCGGAACAACAGAACCGGACGCGCGGGCCGTTTATCTGCATTTCATGGGCCGGGAAACGGGTGAGGAACTCCTGAGCAAGCTTCGCCACGGCAGCCGCACAGAAGGGCGGATCCTCGGCAATGAAAATTTCATCCAAGCAGCCCTCGGCCGGAAGAATGAAACGGTTCAGGCACAGATCGGAATCGAACCGCTGGTGGATCTGGTCGCCCGGGTCTACCAGGTCCCGGTCCGGGAGATGACCAGTGCGAGCCGCGCCAGACACCTGACACAAGCCAGAGCCATGGCCACGCTCATCGGGGTGGATCATTGCGGCTATCTGGTGTCTGATTTGGCCCGGTATTTCAACCGGGATATGCCGGGATTAAGCAGGCAGGTGAAGGCCCTTCGTGCCCGCCTTGAAAAAAATCAATCTCTTCAGGAAAAAGCGGCACAAATTCAAGATCAAATAACGACAATAACGCAGGCCTGA
- a CDS encoding NAD-dependent epimerase/dehydratase family protein: MTNEPYAIAKIAGIKLCESYNRQYGTGYRSVMPTNLYGPGDNYHPENSHVIPALLRRFHEAVRQQAPEVVIWGSGTPMREFLHVDDMAGRHRARHEPGCRHIPGPHPTHAVPHQRGHRP, from the coding sequence TTGACCAACGAACCCTACGCCATTGCCAAGATCGCCGGCATCAAGCTGTGCGAGAGCTACAACCGCCAGTATGGCACAGGCTACCGCAGCGTCATGCCCACCAACCTGTACGGCCCCGGGGACAACTATCACCCGGAAAACAGCCACGTGATCCCGGCCCTGCTGCGCCGGTTCCACGAAGCCGTCCGGCAGCAGGCCCCGGAAGTGGTGATCTGGGGATCGGGCACGCCCATGCGGGAGTTTCTGCACGTGGATGACATGGCCGGGCGCCACCGTGCACGTCATGAACCTGGATGCCGACACATTCCAGGCCCACACCCAACCCATGCTGTCCCACATCAACGTGGGCACCGGCCTTGA
- a CDS encoding Rossmann-fold NAD(P)-binding domain-containing protein, with the protein MTWPGATVHVMNLDADTFQAHTQPMLSHINVGTGLDCTIRELAQTIAKVTGFTGRLTFDTTKPDGTPRKLLDVTKLKSLGWTPSISLEQGLTDAYTWFKTNQANFRQ; encoded by the coding sequence ATGACATGGCCGGGCGCCACCGTGCACGTCATGAACCTGGATGCCGACACATTCCAGGCCCACACCCAACCCATGCTGTCCCACATCAACGTGGGCACCGGCCTTGACTGCACCATCCGTGAACTGGCCCAAACCATCGCCAAAGTCACGGGCTTCACCGGCCGCCTGACCTTTGATACCACAAAACCCGACGGCACTCCCCGCAAACTCCTGGATGTAACCAAACTCAAATCCCTGGGCTGGACCCCGTCCATCTCCCTGGAACAGGGCCTGACAGATGCCTACACCTGGTTTAAAACCAACCAGGCCAACTTCAGACAATAA
- the tnpA gene encoding IS66 family insertion sequence element accessory protein TnpA, which translates to MGTETRQEKLEKLRKFWKTHLDKWEESGLSQKEYCRQHNLVYHRFGYWKARFKSRNLPVKFVQVASQPINPGPYVLKLNLPRGCQIEIPDDFSADTLKRVLVTLQES; encoded by the coding sequence ATGGGAACAGAAACAAGACAAGAAAAACTGGAGAAACTCCGCAAGTTCTGGAAGACCCACCTGGATAAATGGGAAGAATCCGGACTTTCCCAGAAAGAATATTGCCGGCAGCACAATCTGGTTTATCATCGCTTCGGGTATTGGAAAGCCCGGTTTAAATCCAGAAACCTGCCGGTCAAGTTCGTCCAGGTGGCATCACAACCCATAAACCCCGGCCCATATGTTTTAAAGCTCAATCTGCCCCGGGGTTGCCAGATTGAAATTCCGGACGATTTTTCGGCAGACACATTGAAACGGGTCCTGGTCACATTGCAGGAGTCGTAA